One part of the Streptococcus sp. oral taxon 431 genome encodes these proteins:
- the glyA gene encoding serine hydroxymethyltransferase translates to MIFDKDDFKAYDADLWNAIAKEEERQQNNIELIASENVVSKAVMAAQGSILTNKYAEGYPGRRYYGGTDVVDVVESLAIERAKEIFGAKFANVQPHSGSQANCAAYMALIEPGDTVMGMDLAAGGHLTHGAPVSFSGQTYNFVSYSVDPETELLDFDAILKQAQEVKPKLIVAGASAYSQIIDFSKFREIADAVGAKLMVDMAHIAGLVAAGLHPSPVPYAHITTTTTHKTLRGPRGGLILTNDEDLAKKINSAIFPGIQGGPLEHVVAAKAVAFKEVLDPAFKEYAANVIKNSKAMAEVFLQDPDFRIISGGTENHLFLVDVTKVVENGKVAQNLLDEVNITLNKNSIPYETLSPFKTSGIRIGAAATTARGFGEEESRKVAELIIKALKNAENEAILDEVRSEVKVLTDAFPLYED, encoded by the coding sequence ATGATTTTTGACAAAGATGATTTTAAAGCTTATGATGCAGATCTTTGGAATGCCATTGCCAAAGAAGAGGAACGTCAACAAAACAATATTGAGTTAATTGCGTCTGAAAATGTTGTTTCTAAGGCTGTTATGGCGGCTCAAGGGTCTATCTTGACTAATAAATACGCCGAAGGTTACCCAGGACGTCGTTATTACGGTGGTACTGATGTAGTAGATGTCGTTGAAAGTCTAGCTATTGAACGTGCAAAAGAAATCTTTGGTGCCAAGTTTGCCAATGTCCAACCTCACTCAGGAAGTCAAGCCAACTGTGCGGCTTACATGGCTTTGATTGAGCCAGGTGATACGGTCATGGGGATGGATTTGGCAGCAGGTGGGCACTTGACCCACGGAGCTCCTGTAAGCTTCTCTGGTCAAACCTACAACTTTGTTTCTTATAGTGTTGATCCTGAGACCGAACTTTTAGACTTTGACGCCATCTTGAAACAAGCTCAAGAAGTGAAACCCAAACTAATCGTAGCAGGGGCTTCAGCTTATTCTCAAATTATTGATTTTTCAAAATTCCGTGAAATTGCTGATGCTGTTGGTGCTAAACTCATGGTCGATATGGCGCACATTGCTGGTTTGGTTGCTGCAGGTCTTCATCCAAGTCCAGTCCCTTATGCACATATTACAACAACAACGACCCACAAAACCCTTCGTGGACCACGTGGTGGTTTGATTTTGACTAATGACGAAGACCTTGCTAAGAAGATTAATTCAGCTATTTTCCCAGGTATCCAAGGTGGGCCATTAGAGCACGTTGTTGCTGCTAAGGCTGTTGCCTTCAAAGAGGTATTGGACCCAGCCTTCAAGGAATATGCAGCAAATGTTATTAAGAACAGCAAGGCTATGGCAGAAGTCTTCTTACAAGACCCTGATTTCCGTATTATCTCTGGTGGTACTGAAAATCACCTCTTTCTAGTTGATGTAACTAAGGTTGTAGAAAATGGAAAAGTCGCTCAAAACTTGCTAGATGAGGTCAATATTACTCTAAATAAAAACTCAATTCCATACGAAACTTTGTCACCATTTAAGACAAGTGGTATTCGTATCGGGGCAGCAGCAACAACTGCACGTGGTTTTGGTGAAGAAGAAAGTCGTAAAGTGGCTGAGCTTATCATTAAAGCCCTTAAAAATGCAGAAAATGAAGCTATTTTAGATGAAGTAAGAAGCGAAGTCAAAGTCTTGACAGATGCCTTCCCATTATACGAGGACTAA
- the prmC gene encoding peptide chain release factor N(5)-glutamine methyltransferase: protein MKLAQMFKDFEEKLIAQGEEAESLSFVYRSLKKLSFTDFVFALQQEVTEEERQFVEEIYTKLANHIPAQYIIGYAEFFGMQLKVDERVLIPRPETEELVELILAENPKDNLKVLDIGTGSGAIALALTKNRPDWTITAADISQDALDLALENANNQGLTLFFIKSNCFSEISSKYDIIVSNPPYISRVDEAEVGLNVLHSEPHVALFADEDGLAIYRRIAEESKDYLNDGGKIYLEIGYKQGQSVPALFKENFPEKRVRTLKDQFGQDRMVVIDDGEN, encoded by the coding sequence ATGAAACTAGCTCAAATGTTTAAAGATTTTGAGGAAAAGTTGATAGCACAAGGAGAGGAAGCAGAAAGCCTCTCCTTTGTCTATCGTAGCCTGAAAAAACTATCTTTTACAGACTTTGTCTTTGCTCTTCAGCAAGAAGTAACAGAGGAAGAAAGACAGTTTGTAGAGGAAATTTACACGAAACTAGCAAATCATATACCTGCCCAGTACATTATCGGCTATGCTGAATTCTTTGGGATGCAGTTAAAAGTAGATGAGCGGGTCTTGATTCCCCGTCCAGAGACAGAAGAGTTGGTGGAGCTCATCCTGGCTGAGAATCCGAAGGATAATCTCAAAGTTCTGGATATTGGAACTGGGAGTGGTGCTATCGCTCTTGCTTTAACTAAAAATAGACCAGATTGGACTATCACGGCAGCTGATATTTCTCAGGATGCTTTGGATTTGGCGCTGGAAAACGCTAATAATCAAGGTCTAACATTATTCTTTATTAAATCTAACTGTTTCTCCGAAATTTCTTCAAAATATGATATAATTGTATCCAATCCACCTTACATATCTCGAGTAGATGAGGCAGAAGTAGGTTTGAATGTTCTCCATTCAGAGCCACATGTAGCCCTCTTTGCAGATGAGGATGGTCTAGCGATCTATCGCAGAATCGCGGAAGAATCAAAGGACTATCTAAATGATGGTGGTAAGATTTATCTTGAAATTGGCTACAAACAAGGACAAAGCGTTCCAGCTCTTTTCAAGGAAAATTTTCCTGAGAAGCGAGTTCGAACTCTGAAAGACCAATTTGGCCAAGATAGGATGGTTGTCATTGATGATGGAGAAAATTAA
- a CDS encoding DUF1002 domain-containing protein, which yields MRKKFFLTSAAVLLAVATLQSAQAATDVQKVIDETYVQPEYVLGSSLTEDQKNQTLKKLGYNASTDTKELKTMTPDVYSKIMNVANDSSLQLYSSAKIQKLGEKSPLEVKIETPENITKVTQDMYRNAAVTLGVEHARITVAAPIPVTGESALAGIYYSLEANGVQLPQENKDLAQEELKALSDINDENKDKSGYDANKLNVALADIKSAIAKAKESKGELTEDDVRKIVEDTLKNYKLDQVITGNQINIIINFAFNLSKSDILNNEDFTKTLKDLKQSIVAQAGDSFSNIDLNFDANKAFEDGGNILSAIWQAIVNFFKSFGA from the coding sequence ATGCGAAAGAAATTCTTTCTGACTAGTGCTGCAGTTCTTTTAGCAGTTGCAACTTTGCAAAGCGCTCAAGCAGCCACTGATGTTCAAAAAGTAATTGATGAAACTTATGTTCAACCTGAGTACGTCTTGGGTTCTTCTCTTACTGAAGATCAAAAAAATCAAACATTAAAAAAACTCGGCTATAATGCCTCTACAGATACCAAAGAACTGAAGACTATGACGCCAGATGTCTACTCAAAGATTATGAACGTCGCCAATGACTCTAGTCTCCAGCTCTATTCGTCTGCCAAAATTCAAAAATTAGGTGAAAAATCTCCACTTGAAGTGAAGATTGAAACCCCTGAAAATATCACTAAAGTGACCCAAGACATGTACCGTAATGCGGCCGTTACCTTGGGTGTGGAACATGCTCGTATAACCGTAGCTGCTCCAATCCCTGTAACAGGTGAAAGTGCCCTAGCAGGTATTTACTATTCATTAGAAGCTAATGGTGTTCAACTTCCTCAAGAAAATAAAGACCTAGCTCAGGAAGAGCTAAAAGCCTTGTCAGACATTAACGATGAAAACAAGGACAAATCAGGCTATGATGCTAATAAACTCAATGTAGCCCTTGCCGATATCAAATCTGCTATCGCTAAGGCTAAAGAGTCCAAGGGTGAGCTTACTGAAGATGATGTTCGTAAGATTGTAGAAGATACATTGAAAAATTATAAGCTAGATCAGGTTATAACAGGAAATCAGATCAATATCATCATCAACTTTGCCTTTAATCTTTCAAAGAGTGATATTCTGAATAACGAAGACTTCACAAAGACCCTAAAAGATTTGAAACAAAGTATCGTTGCACAAGCAGGTGATAGTTTCAGCAATATTGACCTTAACTTTGATGCTAATAAAGCATTTGAGGATGGGGGCAATATTCTTAGTGCTATTTGGCAAGCAATTGTAAACTTTTTCAAGAGTTTTGGTGCTTAG
- a CDS encoding nucleoid-associated protein gives MDIYIKKAIIHQFSPDDTELFLADKFLNITPKIEEYLRKKIERVYSDEAKTGIFEEENPFFNQITDDLLETSVTLANLWKEEFSISENLKTNDLIFVQFSKEGVEHFAFLRIALRETLTHLGGEVDNPIKLTQNNLPGFGTGADEALVLNLQSRKYHLIEKRIKYNGTFLNYFSENLIQAQPKISPKKSIKELEKTAQRIAETFNTDDFQFQSKVKSAIFNNLEESNELSPEKLANDLFDNNLTARLSFIDQVKEAVPEPVQFDEIDASRQLKKFENQKLSLSNGIELIVPNNIYQDAESVEFIQNENGTYSILIKNIEDIQSK, from the coding sequence ATGGACATTTATATTAAGAAAGCTATTATCCATCAGTTCAGCCCTGATGACACAGAGTTGTTTCTAGCGGATAAATTTCTCAATATCACTCCAAAAATCGAGGAATACCTACGCAAGAAAATCGAACGTGTGTATTCAGATGAAGCCAAGACTGGGATTTTCGAAGAAGAAAATCCCTTCTTCAATCAAATCACAGATGATTTATTGGAGACGTCGGTGACACTGGCAAATCTCTGGAAAGAGGAATTCAGCATTTCTGAAAATCTCAAGACCAATGACTTGATTTTTGTGCAATTTTCCAAAGAAGGAGTAGAGCATTTTGCCTTCCTACGCATTGCCCTGCGTGAGACCTTGACTCATCTTGGAGGAGAAGTTGATAATCCAATCAAGCTGACTCAGAATAACCTGCCTGGATTTGGTACAGGGGCTGACGAGGCCTTGGTGCTCAATCTTCAAAGCCGAAAATATCACCTGATTGAGAAACGAATCAAGTATAACGGGACTTTTTTGAACTATTTTTCTGAGAATCTGATACAGGCTCAGCCAAAAATTTCACCTAAGAAGTCAATCAAGGAACTTGAAAAAACAGCTCAGAGAATTGCTGAAACATTTAATACAGATGATTTTCAGTTTCAATCCAAGGTTAAGTCTGCTATTTTCAACAACCTTGAAGAAAGCAATGAATTGTCTCCTGAAAAATTGGCAAATGACCTTTTTGACAACAATCTCACTGCACGTCTTAGCTTTATTGATCAAGTCAAGGAAGCAGTACCAGAGCCAGTTCAGTTTGATGAAATCGATGCTAGTCGCCAATTAAAGAAATTTGAAAACCAAAAACTTTCTCTGTCAAATGGGATTGAATTAATTGTACCCAATAATATTTACCAAGATGCTGAGTCGGTCGAATTTATCCAAAATGAAAATGGGACCTACTCTATCTTAATCAAAAACATCGAGGATATACAAAGCAAATAA
- the prfA gene encoding peptide chain release factor 1, producing the protein MNIYDQLQTVEDRYEELGELLSDPDVVSDTKRFMELSKEEASTRDTVTAYREYKQVLQNIIDAEEMIKESGGDADLEEMAKQELKDAKAEKEEYEEKLKILLLPKDPNDDKNIILEIRGAAGGDEAALFAGDLLTMYQKYAEAQGWRFEVMEASMNGVGGFKEVVAMVSGQSVYSKLKYESGAHRVQRVPVTESQGRVHTSTATVLVMPEVEEVEYDIDPKDLRVDIYHASGAGGQNVNKVATAVRIVHLPTNIKVEMQEERTQQKNREKAMKIIRARVADHFAQIAQDEQDAERKSTIGTGDRSERIRTYNFPQNRVTDHRIGLTLQKLDTILSGKLDEVVDALVLYDQTQKLEELNK; encoded by the coding sequence ATGAACATCTATGATCAACTACAAACTGTAGAAGACCGTTATGAAGAGTTGGGAGAATTGCTGAGCGACCCTGATGTGGTCTCTGATACCAAGCGTTTCATGGAGCTTTCAAAAGAGGAAGCTTCTACTCGTGATACCGTAACTGCCTACCGCGAATACAAACAAGTCCTTCAAAACATTATCGATGCCGAAGAGATGATTAAAGAATCAGGCGGAGATGCGGACTTGGAAGAAATGGCCAAACAAGAATTGAAAGATGCTAAGGCTGAAAAAGAAGAGTACGAAGAAAAACTGAAAATCTTGCTCCTTCCTAAAGATCCAAACGATGACAAGAATATCATCCTTGAAATCCGTGGCGCTGCTGGTGGAGACGAAGCAGCACTTTTCGCTGGAGATTTGCTAACCATGTACCAAAAATATGCTGAAGCCCAAGGCTGGCGCTTTGAAGTCATGGAGGCTTCAATGAATGGTGTTGGTGGTTTCAAGGAAGTGGTTGCTATGGTATCAGGTCAGTCTGTATACTCTAAGCTTAAGTATGAGTCTGGTGCCCATCGTGTTCAACGTGTCCCTGTGACAGAAAGCCAAGGGCGTGTTCATACCTCTACAGCGACAGTTCTCGTTATGCCTGAAGTGGAAGAAGTAGAGTACGATATTGATCCAAAAGACCTTCGTGTGGATATCTACCACGCTTCTGGTGCTGGTGGACAGAACGTCAACAAGGTTGCGACTGCTGTTCGTATCGTTCACTTGCCAACCAATATCAAGGTTGAAATGCAGGAAGAACGTACCCAGCAGAAAAACCGTGAAAAAGCTATGAAGATCATCCGTGCGCGTGTTGCTGACCACTTTGCTCAAATTGCCCAAGATGAGCAAGACGCTGAGCGTAAGTCTACAATCGGTACAGGTGACCGTTCAGAACGTATCCGTACTTATAACTTCCCGCAAAACCGTGTAACAGACCACCGTATCGGCTTGACTCTTCAAAAACTCGATACTATCTTGTCTGGTAAACTAGATGAAGTTGTGGATGCCTTGGTTCTTTATGATCAAACACAAAAATTGGAAGAATTAAACAAATAA
- a CDS encoding GNAT family N-acetyltransferase gives MTIELRDVTMENYFDVLHLDVKEYQKQFIASNAISLAEAYVYTKNGDFVAPLAVYDNDAIIGFVMLAYDKKIGISNGNYLLLRFMIDKHFQDQGYFKPIMDKVLDYVRTAPAVLSNKLWLSYEPENEHARSCYLSYGFKETGEIFENEVVAIYDLTIEN, from the coding sequence ATGACAATTGAACTAAGAGATGTTACAATGGAAAATTATTTTGATGTTCTGCATTTAGATGTTAAGGAATATCAAAAACAATTTATTGCTAGCAACGCAATTAGTTTAGCTGAAGCATATGTCTACACAAAAAATGGAGATTTTGTAGCTCCATTGGCAGTTTACGATAATGATGCAATCATAGGTTTTGTGATGTTAGCTTATGATAAAAAAATCGGAATTAGTAATGGAAATTATTTACTACTTCGTTTCATGATTGACAAGCATTTTCAAGATCAAGGATATTTTAAACCAATTATGGATAAGGTGCTAGACTATGTTCGGACAGCGCCAGCAGTTTTATCCAATAAACTTTGGTTGTCTTATGAACCAGAAAATGAACATGCAAGATCTTGTTATCTCAGTTATGGATTTAAAGAAACTGGGGAAATATTTGAGAACGAAGTAGTAGCCATATACGATTTAACAATTGAAAATTAA
- a CDS encoding GNAT family N-acetyltransferase: MLRDLKTTDVAAICEINKEALGYSFSLEETASQLAKLSQDSHHYLLGFEDSTSHDLLGYVHAEVYESLYSKPGFNILALAVLPQTQGQGIGKTLLQGLEQEAKKRGYNFIRLNSADHRLGAHAFYEKVGYTCDKVQKRFIRIF; this comes from the coding sequence ATGCTACGTGATTTGAAAACAACTGATGTTGCAGCTATTTGTGAGATTAACAAAGAAGCTTTAGGTTATTCGTTTAGTTTAGAGGAAACGGCTAGTCAACTAGCTAAGTTATCTCAGGACTCTCATCACTACCTACTGGGTTTCGAGGATTCGACCAGCCATGACTTACTTGGTTATGTTCATGCCGAGGTTTATGAATCCCTTTATTCAAAACCAGGTTTTAATATCCTAGCTTTAGCTGTTTTGCCTCAAACACAGGGTCAGGGTATCGGAAAAACTTTGCTCCAAGGATTGGAACAAGAAGCAAAAAAACGAGGCTATAACTTTATTCGCTTAAATTCTGCAGACCATCGTCTGGGTGCCCATGCATTTTACGAAAAAGTTGGTTATACTTGTGATAAAGTGCAGAAACGGTTTATTCGCATCTTTTAG
- a CDS encoding thymidine kinase, with amino-acid sequence MAQLYYRYGTMNSGKTIEILKVAYNYEEQGKGVVIMTSALDTRDGVGYVSSRIGMKRPAVAIEETTDIFGFIRDLPEMPYCVLVDEAQFLKRHHVYDLARVVDELDIPVMAFGLKNDFRNELFEGSKYLLLLADKIDEIKTICQYCKKKATMVLRTQNGLPVYDGEQIQIGGNETYISVCRKHYFAPLITSKKEQDYDN; translated from the coding sequence ATGGCACAGTTGTATTATCGTTATGGGACTATGAACTCAGGAAAAACGATTGAGATTCTCAAGGTAGCCTATAACTATGAGGAGCAAGGAAAGGGAGTTGTGATAATGACTTCGGCTCTGGATACGCGTGACGGTGTTGGCTATGTTTCAAGTCGAATTGGGATGAAAAGACCAGCAGTTGCTATTGAGGAAACAACGGATATCTTTGGATTTATCCGAGATTTACCTGAAATGCCTTACTGTGTACTTGTCGATGAAGCCCAATTTTTAAAGCGTCACCATGTTTACGACCTAGCTCGTGTTGTCGATGAGTTAGACATACCTGTCATGGCATTTGGTTTAAAAAATGATTTTCGCAACGAACTATTCGAAGGTTCAAAATATCTTCTGCTCTTAGCAGATAAGATTGACGAAATCAAGACCATTTGCCAGTATTGCAAGAAAAAAGCGACCATGGTGTTGCGTACGCAGAATGGTCTGCCAGTCTATGATGGTGAGCAGATCCAGATAGGTGGCAATGAAACCTATATTTCGGTTTGCCGTAAACATTATTTTGCCCCACTGATAACATCTAAAAAGGAACAAGACTATGACAATTGA
- a CDS encoding lysozyme family protein yields MFKFIRRVLVLVLILFTGYKLFHMYRDVKQVMTYQSLVREVLSEQDTPANEELVLAMIYTETKGKESDVMQSSESASGTTNTISDNRSSIRQGIQTLTENLYLAQEKGVDVWTAVQAYNFGPAYIDFIAQNGKENTLALAKKYSRDTVAPTLGNTTGKTYRYINPISIFQGGELYVDGGNYYYSRQVQLNLYIIKFFNLF; encoded by the coding sequence ATGTTTAAATTTATAAGAAGGGTCTTGGTGCTTGTTCTTATCTTATTTACTGGTTATAAACTTTTTCATATGTATCGGGATGTGAAGCAGGTCATGACCTATCAATCCTTGGTACGAGAGGTTTTAAGTGAGCAAGATACGCCAGCAAATGAAGAACTAGTCCTGGCCATGATTTATACCGAAACCAAAGGTAAAGAAAGCGACGTGATGCAGTCTAGTGAGTCTGCTAGCGGAACTACAAATACAATCTCTGACAATAGGAGTAGTATTCGTCAGGGAATTCAAACATTGACTGAAAATCTTTATTTAGCACAAGAAAAGGGGGTAGATGTTTGGACTGCTGTACAAGCCTATAACTTTGGTCCAGCTTATATTGATTTTATCGCCCAAAATGGGAAAGAAAATACCCTTGCACTAGCCAAGAAATACTCAAGAGATACCGTTGCGCCAACTTTAGGAAATACAACTGGAAAAACCTATCGCTACATCAATCCAATTTCCATCTTTCAAGGTGGAGAACTTTATGTAGATGGAGGGAACTATTATTACTCTAGACAGGTTCAACTAAATCTCTACATTATTAAATTTTTTAATCTATTTTAA
- a CDS encoding L-threonylcarbamoyladenylate synthase: protein MMEKIKHELEKGEAVVLPTETVYGLFAKALDEKAVDHVYQLKCRPRDKALNLNVASLDDILNFSKNQPLYLNKLVESFLPGPLTIILEANDKVPYWVNSDLTTVGFRMPSHPVTLELIRKFGPLIGPSANISGQSSGVNFHKILHDFDQEVLGLEDDVFLTGQDSTILDLSGDKVKILRQGAITREDILAKIPTIPFEEV, encoded by the coding sequence ATGATGGAGAAAATTAAACACGAGTTGGAAAAAGGTGAAGCTGTTGTTTTGCCAACGGAGACAGTTTATGGACTTTTTGCAAAAGCATTGGATGAAAAGGCTGTTGACCATGTTTATCAGCTTAAATGTCGTCCAAGAGATAAGGCGCTTAATCTGAATGTCGCTAGTCTAGACGATATCTTGAACTTTTCTAAGAATCAGCCACTTTATCTCAATAAACTGGTTGAAAGTTTTTTGCCAGGCCCTTTGACCATTATCTTAGAAGCTAATGACAAGGTTCCTTACTGGGTCAATTCAGATTTGACGACTGTTGGATTTCGCATGCCGAGTCATCCAGTAACTCTGGAGTTGATTCGTAAATTTGGTCCCTTAATCGGACCTTCCGCCAATATCTCAGGTCAATCAAGTGGAGTAAATTTTCACAAGATTCTTCATGATTTTGACCAAGAGGTCTTGGGACTTGAAGACGATGTATTTTTAACAGGTCAGGATTCGACTATTTTAGACTTATCTGGTGACAAGGTAAAGATTCTACGTCAAGGAGCGATTACTCGAGAGGATATCCTTGCCAAGATACCAACAATTCCTTTTGAGGAGGTATAA
- a CDS encoding 4-oxalocrotonate tautomerase: MPFVRIDLFEGRTLEQKKALAKEVTEAVVRNTGAPQSAVHVIINDMPEGTYFPQGEMRTK; the protein is encoded by the coding sequence ATGCCATTTGTACGCATCGATTTATTTGAAGGACGCACGTTAGAGCAAAAGAAAGCCCTAGCCAAGGAAGTTACGGAAGCTGTTGTTCGCAACACTGGTGCACCTCAATCTGCTGTTCATGTCATTATCAACGATATGCCTGAAGGAACCTATTTCCCACAAGGTGAAATGCGCACTAAGTAA
- the rlmD gene encoding 23S rRNA (uracil(1939)-C(5))-methyltransferase RlmD, whose translation MLKKNDIVEVEIVDLTHEGAGVAKVDGLVFFVENVLPTEKILMRVLKVNKKIGFGKVEEYLTQSPHRNQDLDLAYLRSGIADLGHLAYPEQLKFKTKQVKDSLYKIAGIRDVEVADTLGMENPIKYRNKAQVPVRRVNGVLETGFFRKNSHDLMPLEDFYIQDPVIDQVIVALRDLLRHYDLKPYDEKEQSGLIRNLVVRRGHHSGQIMVILVTTRPKVFRVEQVIEQLIKQFPEIVSVMQNINDQNTNAIFGKEWRTLYGRDYITDQMLGNDFQISGPAFYQVNTEMAEKLYQTAIDFAEISVDDVVIDAYSGIGTIGLSVAKHVKEVYGVEVIPEAVENSKKNAALNSITNAHYVCDTAENAMKNWLKEGIQPTVILVDPPRKGLTESFIKASAQTGADRIAYISCNVATMARDIKLYQELGYELKKVQPVDLFPQTHHVECVSLLVKRG comes from the coding sequence ATGTTAAAGAAAAATGATATTGTAGAAGTTGAGATTGTCGATTTGACCCATGAAGGAGCAGGTGTTGCCAAGGTCGATGGCTTGGTCTTTTTTGTAGAAAATGTATTACCGACTGAGAAAATCCTTATGCGTGTCCTTAAAGTCAACAAGAAGATTGGCTTTGGTAAAGTCGAGGAATACCTTACGCAATCACCACATCGCAACCAAGATTTAGATTTGGCTTACCTGCGTTCAGGGATCGCCGACTTGGGACATCTAGCTTATCCAGAACAACTCAAGTTCAAAACCAAGCAAGTAAAAGATAGCCTCTATAAAATTGCAGGAATCAGGGATGTAGAGGTTGCTGATACTCTTGGTATGGAAAATCCTATCAAGTATCGCAACAAGGCTCAGGTTCCTGTTCGTCGCGTTAATGGTGTTCTGGAGACTGGTTTCTTCCGTAAGAATTCTCATGACCTTATGCCACTGGAGGATTTTTACATTCAGGATCCAGTTATTGACCAGGTTATTGTGGCTTTACGAGATTTGCTTCGCCACTATGATTTGAAGCCTTATGATGAAAAAGAACAATCTGGTTTGATTCGCAATCTTGTAGTCCGTCGTGGTCATCATTCAGGACAAATAATGGTCATTTTGGTAACAACTCGTCCTAAAGTTTTCAGAGTAGAACAGGTGATTGAACAACTGATCAAGCAATTTCCAGAAATTGTGTCTGTTATGCAGAATATCAATGACCAGAATACCAATGCGATTTTCGGGAAAGAATGGCGTACGCTTTATGGTCGAGATTACATTACTGACCAAATGTTGGGCAATGATTTCCAAATCTCTGGACCAGCCTTTTACCAGGTCAATACAGAAATGGCAGAGAAGCTCTATCAGACAGCCATTGACTTTGCAGAGATAAGCGTAGATGATGTGGTTATTGACGCCTATTCAGGAATTGGAACTATTGGATTATCCGTCGCTAAGCATGTCAAGGAAGTTTATGGTGTAGAGGTTATACCAGAAGCAGTAGAGAATAGCAAGAAGAATGCTGCCTTAAACAGTATCACCAATGCCCACTATGTCTGTGATACTGCTGAAAATGCCATGAAGAATTGGCTCAAGGAAGGTATCCAACCAACCGTTATCTTGGTTGACCCACCACGGAAGGGCTTGACCGAAAGCTTCATCAAAGCAAGTGCACAAACAGGAGCTGATCGCATCGCCTATATCTCTTGTAATGTAGCAACCATGGCTCGAGATATCAAACTCTATCAAGAGCTAGGCTATGAATTGAAGAAAGTCCAGCCAGTTGATCTTTTCCCGCAAACGCACCACGTCGAGTGTGTAAGTTTGTTAGTGAAACGTGGATAA